In a single window of the Salmo trutta chromosome 23, fSalTru1.1, whole genome shotgun sequence genome:
- the mmp11b gene encoding stromelysin-3, whose protein sequence is MMPSLWFFCSIFALHLLLCVHSLPVPEGRDSNRYKAAAGWPQKTHPYGLKKTTRFDQTQDTLKEPLHLSGGVYPETVLPWNGTESVWNRPRCGVPDYPTQKQSGISDYHMQKGGTFGGKQRRKRFVVFGGRWDKTDLTYKIMRFPWQLSNEKVRHILQEALRVWSEVTPLKFNEVSSGRADIIIDFTRYWHGDNLPFDGPGGILAHAFFPRTHRAGDIHFDYDESWTVGNSMGTDLLQVAAHEFGHVLGLQHSLVDGAIMSPFYSFSYPLELSDDDKQGIQYLYGPLQKAPPVITETNEIETTVPDPCRTNFDAVSMIRGEMFFFKSRYVWRIRDGQLQAGYPALATRHWRGIPDNIDAAYEDKTGNSWFFQGDSYWVFDAERRITGPDSVRRLGLQVSDIQAALMWGEDKAQKTYFFKSGTYWRFSPLENRVDTAHPRSMQDWRGIPKDIDAAFQDRYGFAHFLSGRQYWKFDPVEVKVLEGYPRYIGMDFFGCPASFYR, encoded by the exons ATGATGCCGTCTCTTTGGTTTTTCTGTAGCATCTTTGCGTTGCACCTCTTGCTCTGCGTTCATTCTCTGCCAGTACCGGAGGGGAGAGACAGCAACAGGTACAAAGCCGCGGCG GGATGGCCTCAGAAGACTCACCCATATGGCCTGAAGAAGACGACAAGATTTGATCAAACTCAGGACACTCTGAAGGAACCATTGCACCTGTCGGGAGGTGTCTATCCAGAGACTGTGTTGCCATGGAATGGCACAGAATCGGTCTGGAATCGACCTCGCTGTGGTGTTCCAGACTATCCTACTCAGAAGCAAAGTGGCATCTCGGACTACCACATGCAGAAGGGGGGCACCTTTGGAGGAAAGCAGCGGCGGAAGCGCTTCGTTGTCTTTGGGGGGCGCTGGGACAAGACTGACCTCACCTACAA gATCATGCGCTTCCCCTGGCAGTTGAGTAATGAGAAGGTCCGTCACATCTTGCAGGAGGCTCTGCGTGTGTGGAGTGAAGTCACACCCTTGAAGTTCAATGAGGTCAGCAGTGGGAGAGCTGACATCATCATCGACTTTACCAG GTACTGGCATGGTGACAACCTGCCTTTCGATGGTCCTGGAGGCATTCTGGCCCATGCTTTTTTCCCCAGAACTCACCGGGCAGGCGACATCCACTTTGACTATGATGAGAGTTGGACAGTGGGAAACAGCATGG GCACGGATCTCCTGCAGGTGGCGGCCCATGAGTTTGGCCACGTCCTCGGCCTCCAGCACTCCCTGGTCGACGGAGCCATCATGTCGCCCTTCTACAGCTTCTCCTATCCCCTGGAGCTGAGCGACGATGACAAGCAGGGCATCCAATACCTGTATGGCCCGCTGCAAAAAGCCCCGCCTGTCATCACAGAGACCAATGAGATAGAAACCACTGTG CCGGACCCCTGCAGGACTAACTTTGATGCCGTGTCCATGATCAGAGGGGAGATGTTCTTCTTCAAGTCCCGCTACGTGTGGCGTATCCGTGATGGCCAACTGCAGGCAGGGTACCCGGCGCTAGCAACACGCCACTGGAGGGGGATCCCCGACAACATCGATGCGGCCTACGAAGACAAGACTGGAAACAGCTGGTTCTTCCAAG GCGACAGTTACTGGGTGTTTGACGCGGAGAGGAGGATCACGGGGCCGGACTCAGTGCGTCGGCTGGGCCTTCAAGTGTCGGACATCCAAGCAGCTCTCATGTGGGGCGAGGACAAGGCCCAGAAGACCTACTTCTTCAAGTCGGGCACCTACTGGCGCTTCAGCCCTCTGGAGAACCGGGTGGACACAGCACACCCGCGTAGCATGCAGGACTGGAGGGGCATCCCCAAGGACATTGACGCAGCCTTCCAGGACCGATATG